In Drosophila innubila isolate TH190305 chromosome 2R unlocalized genomic scaffold, UK_Dinn_1.0 1_C_2R, whole genome shotgun sequence, the following are encoded in one genomic region:
- the LOC117784595 gene encoding KAT8 regulatory NSL complex subunit 3 isoform X3 produces the protein MLQIKTTKSSKNEIVVVEKKPKMQSPTTSSSIITYSPSKFIARAGTTYTKIQPHTQTKTNTNITRAAAPTTTIATANAKIAGASNANSSYYVVKAGQIGSAASILSSPPKSAQSTAVTTPIATESSSTISVPSETSMEHTYMRDAPRTDSSMNNGLAPARTILVRHAPQCPTCHTYPTHEESGDSQQVAHVPPYDEIAAKELMNECARIAKYVRNNNSDEQDWQTRINRIGWTYTQDILFDKVTTILDQDQLARLANDKRQHEAVHRRVAVDKSSSRMRRALASVAWEPRTTQWLHALLMEHLPPSYMASYLDIMQTLKSKLPTLTDKMLFSRPLNNSQELLAPVMKKRWQPEILAKSRQLTHNAIMVAVPTMPTTGPVPERMQNWYQALASITQIVQITLPNSNDRVGRQNLDHVAETIVSLTRVRIHELRTENPNRGIILIGFNAGSALALQVAMSESVACVICMGFAYNTLRGPRGAPDDRLLDIKAPILFVIGQNSARSSQEEMEGLRERMQSESSLVVVGSADDALRVPKSKRRIEGVTQTMVDSMVVDEVYEFVNKTLSNPPGPRMPTSLLGSSSYQRSAKQQQHVLVDGNINKSQVTQARKRKAQDGQEESSVQTVKTKFVPHIGRPRTRPLPSVAPAGVKTSITDKQSLSNDEMNLSIESMLEETLDYDEGQQTVAPTVAKVTTTVAKQQPTTVSLSSGTKIKMIPSSQFVQLKTLPTQGKVINYTISKNNNSPTATGTTASIGSIVKTLPTSSGQQIFTLKTPTGQTTQFVTAASTSSTAAQQKYTVIKNANGMTMLQLTKNVPAPPTISSNVDLSNIIDMPIVFADNEGNIADQKQQQSEQQLSTSSSGSPLILSHKIIKEAANPVKPAGIITSNKGSNIVINKGIQQLFTTQSGTVGGTNKLVYLNRSTMKPMATTTTSTTGTRLPSVGTALPIRIVSSPKAAVTAAGTPTTSSQVLLDAANVKTLNLQTIKTTAGTPVINAASGGALRHTGGVVSLGNKTFSQFQVINSPVTTTTIAGGDGKQPIRNIYLKSATGLKPVQMIANRSPAIPAIAPGGAAVRRVLNIGAVSKSTTVTVSAQPGKDSKIIKAPTTPTTTTTTGGTIGTSTQGKGVE, from the exons ATgcttcaaataaaaacaaccaaaagcagcaaaaacgAAATTGTTGTGGTGGAGAAGAAACCAAAGATGCAGTCGCCAACGACAAGCTCTTCGATTATTACATATAGCCCGAGCAAATTTATTGCCAGGGCTGGCACAacatacacaaaaatacaaccacacacacagactaaaacaaacacaaacataacTAGAGCTGCagctccaacaacaacaatagcaacggCAAATGCCAAAATAGCAGGAGCGTCAAATGCCAACTCTTCCTACTATGTGGTTAAAGCCGGACAAATAGGCAGCGCCGCCTCCATATTGAGTTCGCCGCCCAAATCAGCCCAATCCACAGCTGTGACTACACCGATTGCAACAGAGAGT TCCAGCACCATCTCAGTACCCAGTGAAACATCCATGGAGCATACTTATATGCGTGATGCACCACGTACAGACTCTTCCATGAACAATGGCTTGGCCCCGGCACGCACAATACTCGTGCGTCATGCTCCGCAGTGTCCAACATGCCACACGTACCCAACGCACGAGGAATCTGGAGATTCGCAGCAGGTGGCGCATGTTCCGCCTTACGATGAAATTGCGGCTAAGGAACTGATGAACGAGTGCGCACGTATCGCCAAATATGTGAGGAACAATAATTCAGACGAACAGGATTGGCAGACTCGCATTAATCG CATTGGTTGGACATACACGCAAGACATATTGTTTGATAAGGTTACCACTATACTGGACCAGGATCAATTGGCGCGTCTTGCCAACGACAAGCGCCAGCACGAGGCAGTGCATCGTCGAGTGGCTGTTGATAAGTCGAGCTCTCGAATGCGTCGGGCTTTGGCCAGTGTTGCTTGGGAGCCGAGAACCACACAATGGTTACATGCCCTGCTTATGGAGCACCTTCCACCATCCTATATGGCTTCCTATCTGGACATTATGCAAACGCTTAAAAGCAAGCTGCCCACGCTCACGGACAAAATGCTATTTAGTCGTCCACTTAACAACAGCCAAGAACTGCTAGCTCCTGTAATGAAGAAGCGATGGCAACCGGAAATTCTGGCCAAGTCGCGACAACTGACGCACAATGCTATTATGGTGGCAGTGCCAACAATGCCCACCACCGGCCCAGTTCCGGAACGCATGCAAAACTGGTATCAGGCCTTGGCTAGCATAACTCAAATTGTTCAAATCACGCTGCCCAATTCAA ATGATCGCGTTGGGCGTCAGAATCTGGATCATGTGGCCGAGACAATTGTCTCCCTGACGCGTGTACGCATCCACGAGTTGCGCACTGAGAATCCCAACCGAGGCATTATTCTGATTGGCTTCAATGCCGGCTCCGCGCTTGCATTGCAGGTGGCCATGTCGGAGAGCGTTGCTTGCGTAATTTGTATGGGTTTTGCATACAATACGTTGCGTGGTCCACGTGGAGCTCCTGACGATCGCCTGCTAGATATAAAGGCgccaattttgtttgtcattgGGCAGAACTCAGCACGCAGCAGCCAGGAGGAAATGGAAGGTCTACGCGAACGTATGCAATCCGAATCCTCGCTGGTCGTCGTTGGCAGTGCCGATGATGCATTACGTGTGCCTAAAAGCAAGCGGCGGATCGAAGGCGTCACACAGACCATGGTGGACTCTATGGTGGTG GACGAGGTCTACGAGTTTGTCAACAAAACGTTGAGCAATCCTCCAGGTCCACGTATGCCCACCTCACTGCTAGGCAGTAGTTCTTATCAGCGCTCGgccaaacagcaacagcatgtCCTGGTCGATGGAAATATTAACAAGTCGCAGGTGACACAGGCTCGCAAGCGTAAGGCTCAAGATGGCCAGGAAGAGAGCAGTGTGCAGACAGTTAAAACCAAATTTGTGCCTCACA TTGGACGCCCCCGGACGCGTCCGTTGCCCAGCGTTGCACCCGCTGGCGTTAAGACTAGCATTACAGATAAACAGTCACTTAGCAATGACGAGATGAATCTATCAATTGAATCAATGCTGGAGGAAACCCTTGACTATGATGAAGGCCAGCAAACAGTCGCTCCTACTGTTGCAAAGGTTACGACGACTGTTGCCAAGCAGCAGCCGACAACGGTGTCGTTATCATCCGGCACCAAGATCAAGATGATACCCTCAAGTCAATTTGTGCAGCTGAAGACGCTGCCCACGCAGGGTAAGGTGATCAACTACACTatcagcaagaacaacaacagtccCACAGCAACTGGCACCACCGCAAGCATTGGCAGCATTGTGAAAACGTTACCCACCTCCAGTGGCCAGCAAATCTTTACACTTAAGACGCCCACCGGACAAACGACACAGTTTGTAACCGCTGCCTCGACATCTTCAACGGCGGCACAGCAAAAGTATACAGTGATTAAGAATGCTAACGGGATGACAATGCTGCAGCTGACAAAGAATGTGCCAGCGCCGCCAACGATATCCAGCAATGTGGATCTATCAAATATCATTGATATGCCAATTGTGTTTGCGGACAACGAGGGTAACATTGCCGaccagaagcaacaacaatcggaGCAACAATTGAGCA cATCCTCTTCGGGCAGCCCATTGATTCTTAGTCATAAGATAATCAAGGAGGCAGCGAATCCAGTAAAACCAGCAGGAATTATCACCAGCAACAAGGGCAGCAACATCGTGATTAACAAAGGCATTCAACAACTCTTTACAACACAAAGCGGCACCGTTGGTGGCACAAATAAGCTTGTCTATCTGAATCGGAGCACTATGAAACCGAtggcaactacaacaacatcgacaactgGAACACGACTACCAAGTGTCGGCACAGCGCTGCCCATACGCATTGTAAGCAGTCCCAAGGCGGCTGTGACGGCGGCTGGAACGCCCACAACGAGCAGCCAAGTGCTGCTGGATGCGGCCAATGTCAAGACGCTTAATctgcaaacaattaaaacgACTGCGGGCACTCCAGTGATAAACGCTGCATCCGGCGGAGCACTGCGACATACGGGTGGCGTCGTTAGCCTGggaaacaaaactttttcgcAGTTTCAGGTGATCAACAGTCCTGTGACGACCACAACAATTGCCGGTGGCGATGGCAAACAGCCCATTCGCAACATATACTTAAAGTCTGCTACGGGCCTTAAACCCGTCCAAATGATAGCTAACAGATCCCCAGCCATACCCGCCATAGCTCCCGGAGGAGCTGCTGTGCGTCGCGTGCTTAACATTGGCGCCGTCTCCAAGTCAACCACTGTGACAGTTTCCGCTCAGCCAGGCAAGGATTCAAAGATCATCAAAGCACCAACGACgccgacgacgacaacaacaacaggaggcACAATTGGGACGTCAACGCAGGGCAAGGGCGTGGAATAA
- the LOC117784595 gene encoding KAT8 regulatory NSL complex subunit 3 isoform X4, which yields MSSFFECFNNFVQNGGHIAQNVAREDGEQHQPITSSMLPATPTPSESSSTISVPSETSMEHTYMRDAPRTDSSMNNGLAPARTILVRHAPQCPTCHTYPTHEESGDSQQVAHVPPYDEIAAKELMNECARIAKYVRNNNSDEQDWQTRINRIGWTYTQDILFDKVTTILDQDQLARLANDKRQHEAVHRRVAVDKSSSRMRRALASVAWEPRTTQWLHALLMEHLPPSYMASYLDIMQTLKSKLPTLTDKMLFSRPLNNSQELLAPVMKKRWQPEILAKSRQLTHNAIMVAVPTMPTTGPVPERMQNWYQALASITQIVQITLPNSNDRVGRQNLDHVAETIVSLTRVRIHELRTENPNRGIILIGFNAGSALALQVAMSESVACVICMGFAYNTLRGPRGAPDDRLLDIKAPILFVIGQNSARSSQEEMEGLRERMQSESSLVVVGSADDALRVPKSKRRIEGVTQTMVDSMVVDEVYEFVNKTLSNPPGPRMPTSLLGSSSYQRSAKQQQHVLVDGNINKSQVTQARKRKAQDGQEESSVQTVKTKFVPHKTRVPKFPKPKPPRLIDPFAVKRKVGRPRTRPLPSVAPAGVKTSITDKQSLSNDEMNLSIESMLEETLDYDEGQQTVAPTVAKVTTTVAKQQPTTVSLSSGTKIKMIPSSQFVQLKTLPTQGKVINYTISKNNNSPTATGTTASIGSIVKTLPTSSGQQIFTLKTPTGQTTQFVTAASTSSTAAQQKYTVIKNANGMTMLQLTKNVPAPPTISSNVDLSNIIDMPIVFADNEGNIADQKQQQSEQQLSTSSSGSPLILSHKIIKEAANPVKPAGIITSNKGSNIVINKGIQQLFTTQSGTVGGTNKLVYLNRSTMKPMATTTTSTTGTRLPSVGTALPIRIVSSPKAAVTAAGTPTTSSQVLLDAANVKTLNLQTIKTTAGTPVINAASGGALRHTGGVVSLGNKTFSQFQVINSPVTTTTIAGGDGKQPIRNIYLKSATGLKPVQMIANRSPAIPAIAPGGAAVRRVLNIGAVSKSTTVTVSAQPGKDSKIIKAPTTPTTTTTTGGTIGTSTQGKGVE from the exons ATGTCTTCGTTCTTTGAGTGCTTTAACAATTTCGTCCAAAACGGTGGTCACATTGCTCAAAATGTTGCGCGTGAAGACGGTGAACAGCATCAACCAATTACCAGTAGTATGCTGCCTGCGACACCCACGCCCAGCGAGTCG TCCAGCACCATCTCAGTACCCAGTGAAACATCCATGGAGCATACTTATATGCGTGATGCACCACGTACAGACTCTTCCATGAACAATGGCTTGGCCCCGGCACGCACAATACTCGTGCGTCATGCTCCGCAGTGTCCAACATGCCACACGTACCCAACGCACGAGGAATCTGGAGATTCGCAGCAGGTGGCGCATGTTCCGCCTTACGATGAAATTGCGGCTAAGGAACTGATGAACGAGTGCGCACGTATCGCCAAATATGTGAGGAACAATAATTCAGACGAACAGGATTGGCAGACTCGCATTAATCG CATTGGTTGGACATACACGCAAGACATATTGTTTGATAAGGTTACCACTATACTGGACCAGGATCAATTGGCGCGTCTTGCCAACGACAAGCGCCAGCACGAGGCAGTGCATCGTCGAGTGGCTGTTGATAAGTCGAGCTCTCGAATGCGTCGGGCTTTGGCCAGTGTTGCTTGGGAGCCGAGAACCACACAATGGTTACATGCCCTGCTTATGGAGCACCTTCCACCATCCTATATGGCTTCCTATCTGGACATTATGCAAACGCTTAAAAGCAAGCTGCCCACGCTCACGGACAAAATGCTATTTAGTCGTCCACTTAACAACAGCCAAGAACTGCTAGCTCCTGTAATGAAGAAGCGATGGCAACCGGAAATTCTGGCCAAGTCGCGACAACTGACGCACAATGCTATTATGGTGGCAGTGCCAACAATGCCCACCACCGGCCCAGTTCCGGAACGCATGCAAAACTGGTATCAGGCCTTGGCTAGCATAACTCAAATTGTTCAAATCACGCTGCCCAATTCAA ATGATCGCGTTGGGCGTCAGAATCTGGATCATGTGGCCGAGACAATTGTCTCCCTGACGCGTGTACGCATCCACGAGTTGCGCACTGAGAATCCCAACCGAGGCATTATTCTGATTGGCTTCAATGCCGGCTCCGCGCTTGCATTGCAGGTGGCCATGTCGGAGAGCGTTGCTTGCGTAATTTGTATGGGTTTTGCATACAATACGTTGCGTGGTCCACGTGGAGCTCCTGACGATCGCCTGCTAGATATAAAGGCgccaattttgtttgtcattgGGCAGAACTCAGCACGCAGCAGCCAGGAGGAAATGGAAGGTCTACGCGAACGTATGCAATCCGAATCCTCGCTGGTCGTCGTTGGCAGTGCCGATGATGCATTACGTGTGCCTAAAAGCAAGCGGCGGATCGAAGGCGTCACACAGACCATGGTGGACTCTATGGTGGTG GACGAGGTCTACGAGTTTGTCAACAAAACGTTGAGCAATCCTCCAGGTCCACGTATGCCCACCTCACTGCTAGGCAGTAGTTCTTATCAGCGCTCGgccaaacagcaacagcatgtCCTGGTCGATGGAAATATTAACAAGTCGCAGGTGACACAGGCTCGCAAGCGTAAGGCTCAAGATGGCCAGGAAGAGAGCAGTGTGCAGACAGTTAAAACCAAATTTGTGCCTCACA AAACACGTGTGCCCAAGTTTCCCAAACCAAAGCCACCACGCCTCATTGATCCGTTTGCAGTGAAGCGAAAGG TTGGACGCCCCCGGACGCGTCCGTTGCCCAGCGTTGCACCCGCTGGCGTTAAGACTAGCATTACAGATAAACAGTCACTTAGCAATGACGAGATGAATCTATCAATTGAATCAATGCTGGAGGAAACCCTTGACTATGATGAAGGCCAGCAAACAGTCGCTCCTACTGTTGCAAAGGTTACGACGACTGTTGCCAAGCAGCAGCCGACAACGGTGTCGTTATCATCCGGCACCAAGATCAAGATGATACCCTCAAGTCAATTTGTGCAGCTGAAGACGCTGCCCACGCAGGGTAAGGTGATCAACTACACTatcagcaagaacaacaacagtccCACAGCAACTGGCACCACCGCAAGCATTGGCAGCATTGTGAAAACGTTACCCACCTCCAGTGGCCAGCAAATCTTTACACTTAAGACGCCCACCGGACAAACGACACAGTTTGTAACCGCTGCCTCGACATCTTCAACGGCGGCACAGCAAAAGTATACAGTGATTAAGAATGCTAACGGGATGACAATGCTGCAGCTGACAAAGAATGTGCCAGCGCCGCCAACGATATCCAGCAATGTGGATCTATCAAATATCATTGATATGCCAATTGTGTTTGCGGACAACGAGGGTAACATTGCCGaccagaagcaacaacaatcggaGCAACAATTGAGCA cATCCTCTTCGGGCAGCCCATTGATTCTTAGTCATAAGATAATCAAGGAGGCAGCGAATCCAGTAAAACCAGCAGGAATTATCACCAGCAACAAGGGCAGCAACATCGTGATTAACAAAGGCATTCAACAACTCTTTACAACACAAAGCGGCACCGTTGGTGGCACAAATAAGCTTGTCTATCTGAATCGGAGCACTATGAAACCGAtggcaactacaacaacatcgacaactgGAACACGACTACCAAGTGTCGGCACAGCGCTGCCCATACGCATTGTAAGCAGTCCCAAGGCGGCTGTGACGGCGGCTGGAACGCCCACAACGAGCAGCCAAGTGCTGCTGGATGCGGCCAATGTCAAGACGCTTAATctgcaaacaattaaaacgACTGCGGGCACTCCAGTGATAAACGCTGCATCCGGCGGAGCACTGCGACATACGGGTGGCGTCGTTAGCCTGggaaacaaaactttttcgcAGTTTCAGGTGATCAACAGTCCTGTGACGACCACAACAATTGCCGGTGGCGATGGCAAACAGCCCATTCGCAACATATACTTAAAGTCTGCTACGGGCCTTAAACCCGTCCAAATGATAGCTAACAGATCCCCAGCCATACCCGCCATAGCTCCCGGAGGAGCTGCTGTGCGTCGCGTGCTTAACATTGGCGCCGTCTCCAAGTCAACCACTGTGACAGTTTCCGCTCAGCCAGGCAAGGATTCAAAGATCATCAAAGCACCAACGACgccgacgacgacaacaacaacaggaggcACAATTGGGACGTCAACGCAGGGCAAGGGCGTGGAATAA
- the LOC117784595 gene encoding KAT8 regulatory NSL complex subunit 3 isoform X5 — protein MSSFFECFNNFVQNGGHIAQNVAREDGEQHQPITSSMLPATPTPSESSSTISVPSETSMEHTYMRDAPRTDSSMNNGLAPARTILVRHAPQCPTCHTYPTHEESGDSQQVAHVPPYDEIAAKELMNECARIAKYVRNNNSDEQDWQTRINRIGWTYTQDILFDKVTTILDQDQLARLANDKRQHEAVHRRVAVDKSSSRMRRALASVAWEPRTTQWLHALLMEHLPPSYMASYLDIMQTLKSKLPTLTDKMLFSRPLNNSQELLAPVMKKRWQPEILAKSRQLTHNAIMVAVPTMPTTGPVPERMQNWYQALASITQIVQITLPNSNDRVGRQNLDHVAETIVSLTRVRIHELRTENPNRGIILIGFNAGSALALQVAMSESVACVICMGFAYNTLRGPRGAPDDRLLDIKAPILFVIGQNSARSSQEEMEGLRERMQSESSLVVVGSADDALRVPKSKRRIEGVTQTMVDSMVVDEVYEFVNKTLSNPPGPRMPTSLLGSSSYQRSAKQQQHVLVDGNINKSQVTQARKRKAQDGQEESSVQTVKTKFVPHIGRPRTRPLPSVAPAGVKTSITDKQSLSNDEMNLSIESMLEETLDYDEGQQTVAPTVAKVTTTVAKQQPTTVSLSSGTKIKMIPSSQFVQLKTLPTQGKVINYTISKNNNSPTATGTTASIGSIVKTLPTSSGQQIFTLKTPTGQTTQFVTAASTSSTAAQQKYTVIKNANGMTMLQLTKNVPAPPTISSNVDLSNIIDMPIVFADNEGNIADQKQQQSEQQLSTSSSGSPLILSHKIIKEAANPVKPAGIITSNKGSNIVINKGIQQLFTTQSGTVGGTNKLVYLNRSTMKPMATTTTSTTGTRLPSVGTALPIRIVSSPKAAVTAAGTPTTSSQVLLDAANVKTLNLQTIKTTAGTPVINAASGGALRHTGGVVSLGNKTFSQFQVINSPVTTTTIAGGDGKQPIRNIYLKSATGLKPVQMIANRSPAIPAIAPGGAAVRRVLNIGAVSKSTTVTVSAQPGKDSKIIKAPTTPTTTTTTGGTIGTSTQGKGVE, from the exons ATGTCTTCGTTCTTTGAGTGCTTTAACAATTTCGTCCAAAACGGTGGTCACATTGCTCAAAATGTTGCGCGTGAAGACGGTGAACAGCATCAACCAATTACCAGTAGTATGCTGCCTGCGACACCCACGCCCAGCGAGTCG TCCAGCACCATCTCAGTACCCAGTGAAACATCCATGGAGCATACTTATATGCGTGATGCACCACGTACAGACTCTTCCATGAACAATGGCTTGGCCCCGGCACGCACAATACTCGTGCGTCATGCTCCGCAGTGTCCAACATGCCACACGTACCCAACGCACGAGGAATCTGGAGATTCGCAGCAGGTGGCGCATGTTCCGCCTTACGATGAAATTGCGGCTAAGGAACTGATGAACGAGTGCGCACGTATCGCCAAATATGTGAGGAACAATAATTCAGACGAACAGGATTGGCAGACTCGCATTAATCG CATTGGTTGGACATACACGCAAGACATATTGTTTGATAAGGTTACCACTATACTGGACCAGGATCAATTGGCGCGTCTTGCCAACGACAAGCGCCAGCACGAGGCAGTGCATCGTCGAGTGGCTGTTGATAAGTCGAGCTCTCGAATGCGTCGGGCTTTGGCCAGTGTTGCTTGGGAGCCGAGAACCACACAATGGTTACATGCCCTGCTTATGGAGCACCTTCCACCATCCTATATGGCTTCCTATCTGGACATTATGCAAACGCTTAAAAGCAAGCTGCCCACGCTCACGGACAAAATGCTATTTAGTCGTCCACTTAACAACAGCCAAGAACTGCTAGCTCCTGTAATGAAGAAGCGATGGCAACCGGAAATTCTGGCCAAGTCGCGACAACTGACGCACAATGCTATTATGGTGGCAGTGCCAACAATGCCCACCACCGGCCCAGTTCCGGAACGCATGCAAAACTGGTATCAGGCCTTGGCTAGCATAACTCAAATTGTTCAAATCACGCTGCCCAATTCAA ATGATCGCGTTGGGCGTCAGAATCTGGATCATGTGGCCGAGACAATTGTCTCCCTGACGCGTGTACGCATCCACGAGTTGCGCACTGAGAATCCCAACCGAGGCATTATTCTGATTGGCTTCAATGCCGGCTCCGCGCTTGCATTGCAGGTGGCCATGTCGGAGAGCGTTGCTTGCGTAATTTGTATGGGTTTTGCATACAATACGTTGCGTGGTCCACGTGGAGCTCCTGACGATCGCCTGCTAGATATAAAGGCgccaattttgtttgtcattgGGCAGAACTCAGCACGCAGCAGCCAGGAGGAAATGGAAGGTCTACGCGAACGTATGCAATCCGAATCCTCGCTGGTCGTCGTTGGCAGTGCCGATGATGCATTACGTGTGCCTAAAAGCAAGCGGCGGATCGAAGGCGTCACACAGACCATGGTGGACTCTATGGTGGTG GACGAGGTCTACGAGTTTGTCAACAAAACGTTGAGCAATCCTCCAGGTCCACGTATGCCCACCTCACTGCTAGGCAGTAGTTCTTATCAGCGCTCGgccaaacagcaacagcatgtCCTGGTCGATGGAAATATTAACAAGTCGCAGGTGACACAGGCTCGCAAGCGTAAGGCTCAAGATGGCCAGGAAGAGAGCAGTGTGCAGACAGTTAAAACCAAATTTGTGCCTCACA TTGGACGCCCCCGGACGCGTCCGTTGCCCAGCGTTGCACCCGCTGGCGTTAAGACTAGCATTACAGATAAACAGTCACTTAGCAATGACGAGATGAATCTATCAATTGAATCAATGCTGGAGGAAACCCTTGACTATGATGAAGGCCAGCAAACAGTCGCTCCTACTGTTGCAAAGGTTACGACGACTGTTGCCAAGCAGCAGCCGACAACGGTGTCGTTATCATCCGGCACCAAGATCAAGATGATACCCTCAAGTCAATTTGTGCAGCTGAAGACGCTGCCCACGCAGGGTAAGGTGATCAACTACACTatcagcaagaacaacaacagtccCACAGCAACTGGCACCACCGCAAGCATTGGCAGCATTGTGAAAACGTTACCCACCTCCAGTGGCCAGCAAATCTTTACACTTAAGACGCCCACCGGACAAACGACACAGTTTGTAACCGCTGCCTCGACATCTTCAACGGCGGCACAGCAAAAGTATACAGTGATTAAGAATGCTAACGGGATGACAATGCTGCAGCTGACAAAGAATGTGCCAGCGCCGCCAACGATATCCAGCAATGTGGATCTATCAAATATCATTGATATGCCAATTGTGTTTGCGGACAACGAGGGTAACATTGCCGaccagaagcaacaacaatcggaGCAACAATTGAGCA cATCCTCTTCGGGCAGCCCATTGATTCTTAGTCATAAGATAATCAAGGAGGCAGCGAATCCAGTAAAACCAGCAGGAATTATCACCAGCAACAAGGGCAGCAACATCGTGATTAACAAAGGCATTCAACAACTCTTTACAACACAAAGCGGCACCGTTGGTGGCACAAATAAGCTTGTCTATCTGAATCGGAGCACTATGAAACCGAtggcaactacaacaacatcgacaactgGAACACGACTACCAAGTGTCGGCACAGCGCTGCCCATACGCATTGTAAGCAGTCCCAAGGCGGCTGTGACGGCGGCTGGAACGCCCACAACGAGCAGCCAAGTGCTGCTGGATGCGGCCAATGTCAAGACGCTTAATctgcaaacaattaaaacgACTGCGGGCACTCCAGTGATAAACGCTGCATCCGGCGGAGCACTGCGACATACGGGTGGCGTCGTTAGCCTGggaaacaaaactttttcgcAGTTTCAGGTGATCAACAGTCCTGTGACGACCACAACAATTGCCGGTGGCGATGGCAAACAGCCCATTCGCAACATATACTTAAAGTCTGCTACGGGCCTTAAACCCGTCCAAATGATAGCTAACAGATCCCCAGCCATACCCGCCATAGCTCCCGGAGGAGCTGCTGTGCGTCGCGTGCTTAACATTGGCGCCGTCTCCAAGTCAACCACTGTGACAGTTTCCGCTCAGCCAGGCAAGGATTCAAAGATCATCAAAGCACCAACGACgccgacgacgacaacaacaacaggaggcACAATTGGGACGTCAACGCAGGGCAAGGGCGTGGAATAA